In Halobaculum limi, one DNA window encodes the following:
- the coxB gene encoding cytochrome c oxidase subunit II — MDSVVATLGYRFLLHTGGGGFVPRGTRVQVFDSIFEVFLVLGTLVGVVVVGYMTLKAYQYRRGADHDHADVDRPQVGELPRGSEGGNKLFVSLGMSAVIVVSLIAWTYLTLLYVEDPGRSAADPEAIEVDVIGGQFSWEFVYPNGHTSTTLRAPANTDVHLVVTSRDVFHNFGIPGLRVKSDAIPGQTTETWFVAEEPGTYQAHCYELCGSGHSYMDAEVIIMEQAAFEEWYAGTGATNASASNATVDGDTDAQRSLGAPGGPAGDVGVVP; from the coding sequence ATGGACTCGGTTGTCGCAACACTAGGCTATCGGTTCCTGTTACACACCGGCGGCGGCGGCTTCGTCCCGCGTGGGACGCGTGTGCAGGTGTTCGACAGCATCTTCGAGGTGTTTCTCGTGTTGGGAACCCTCGTCGGCGTCGTGGTCGTCGGCTACATGACCCTGAAGGCGTATCAGTACCGTCGCGGGGCCGACCACGACCACGCGGACGTCGACCGCCCACAAGTGGGCGAACTCCCGCGCGGGAGCGAGGGCGGAAATAAACTGTTCGTCTCTCTCGGGATGAGCGCGGTCATCGTCGTCTCGCTCATCGCGTGGACGTACCTCACGCTGTTGTACGTCGAAGATCCTGGCCGCTCAGCGGCAGACCCCGAGGCGATAGAGGTGGACGTTATCGGCGGGCAGTTCTCGTGGGAGTTCGTCTACCCCAACGGCCACACGAGCACCACCCTTCGCGCACCGGCGAACACCGACGTCCACCTCGTCGTCACCTCCCGGGACGTGTTCCACAACTTCGGCATCCCAGGGTTGCGAGTGAAATCTGACGCCATTCCGGGGCAGACCACGGAGACGTGGTTCGTCGCCGAGGAACCCGGGACGTATCAGGCACACTGCTACGAACTGTGCGGTTCGGGCCACTCGTACATGGACGCCGAGGTGATTATCATGGAGCAGGCGGCGTTCGAAGAGTGGTACGCGGGTACCGGCGCGACGAACGCCTCGGCGTCGAACGCGACCGTCGACGGCGACACAGACGCACAGCGGTCGCTCGGCGCGCCCGGCGGTCCCGCCGGTGACGTGGGGGTGGTCCCGTGA
- a CDS encoding DUF6789 family protein: MSEPTEMTTESATVETPADVAVPITVKVLGFGMAAGLLGMLTMLPVLVGVPFALGVFRPDPIVEFVPLTGLLGIEPTLTLGLALFVAGGTVLLPMVFLVVGAYLPPRTPRYLRGATFATIFWTGFVPAFWPGGSALTVGVFLVISLVAHWVYGVVLASVLDRTVGIPQHKV, translated from the coding sequence ATGAGCGAACCGACCGAGATGACGACCGAGTCGGCCACCGTCGAGACACCGGCCGACGTAGCGGTCCCGATCACGGTGAAAGTGCTCGGATTCGGGATGGCGGCCGGGTTGCTCGGTATGCTGACGATGCTCCCAGTACTCGTCGGTGTCCCGTTCGCCCTCGGCGTGTTTCGGCCCGACCCTATCGTCGAGTTCGTTCCCCTGACCGGACTGCTCGGGATCGAACCGACGCTGACGCTCGGACTCGCGTTGTTCGTCGCCGGCGGGACCGTCCTCTTGCCGATGGTGTTCCTCGTCGTCGGGGCGTACCTCCCGCCACGGACGCCGCGGTACCTGCGCGGCGCGACGTTCGCGACGATATTCTGGACCGGCTTCGTCCCGGCGTTCTGGCCGGGAGGCTCCGCACTCACCGTCGGCGTGTTCCTCGTCATCTCGCTGGTCGCTCACTGGGTGTACGGCGTCGTCCTCGCGAGCGTCCTCGACCGGACCGTCGGCATCCCACAACACAAGGTGTGA
- a CDS encoding succinylglutamate desuccinylase/aspartoacylase domain-containing protein, translating to MRIHQLGDGVPEVAVVAAIHGDEPCGSRAVDRLRAEASDLDLQRPVKLVIANEEALDAGERYLEEDLNRAFPGDPNGDTHESQLAHHLLSEVEGCTVLALHSTQSTAEPFAISETVNEISRAIVPHLPVDKLLETEGLAEGRLIQHPHTVEVECGLQGTDAAADNAYRLIRGFLAATGALPTDSGPVPAADGGSTRDIEVFRLLDPVPKPPATEYEVFAENFSEVAVGDRFAAADGEVFTADESFYPVLMSPYGYQDLFGYAADHRGTL from the coding sequence ATGCGAATCCACCAGCTCGGCGATGGCGTGCCCGAGGTGGCGGTCGTCGCGGCGATCCACGGAGACGAGCCGTGCGGTTCTCGCGCCGTCGACCGACTCCGCGCCGAAGCGTCTGACCTTGACCTCCAGCGGCCGGTGAAACTCGTGATCGCCAACGAGGAGGCGCTGGACGCCGGCGAGCGCTACCTCGAAGAGGACCTCAACCGCGCGTTCCCCGGCGACCCGAACGGCGACACCCACGAGTCACAACTCGCACACCACCTCCTCTCGGAAGTCGAGGGGTGTACCGTCCTCGCACTCCACTCGACGCAGTCGACGGCGGAGCCGTTCGCCATCTCAGAGACAGTCAACGAAATCTCTCGCGCGATCGTTCCCCATCTCCCGGTCGACAAACTCCTCGAAACTGAGGGGCTGGCCGAGGGACGACTGATCCAGCATCCCCACACCGTCGAAGTCGAGTGTGGTCTCCAGGGGACCGACGCCGCCGCCGACAACGCCTATCGACTCATCCGCGGCTTCCTCGCCGCGACGGGCGCGCTCCCGACAGATTCGGGGCCAGTTCCCGCCGCAGACGGCGGTTCGACCCGCGACATCGAAGTGTTCCGCCTCCTCGACCCGGTTCCGAAGCCACCGGCTACCGAGTACGAAGTGTTTGCCGAGAACTTCAGCGAGGTCGCCGTCGGCGACCGGTTCGCGGCCGCGGACGGCGAGGTGTTCACCGCAGACGAGTCGTTCTATCCGGTGTTGATGTCGCCGTACGGGTATCAGGACTTGTTCGGCTACGCCGCAGACCACCGCGGCACGCTGTGA
- a CDS encoding M42 family peptidase encodes MDTSRRAFLDELLTTPSPSGFEVDGQRVWVDYVREFADDVWTDAYGNAVAVHEGVDDAPEVAFTGHADEIGFMIRRITDDGFLRLTRVGGSDKTVSKGQHVTVHAADGPVEGVIGQTAIHLRDTADDEVESVAEQFVDIGADSEAEARELVEVGDPITFSSTVVDLAGHRLSARGMDNRVGTWAAAEGLRRAVEADVDATVYAVSTVQEEVGLNGAEMVGFELDPDVAVAADVTHATDNPDVDGQHRGPVELGAGPVIARGSTNHPRVVELARRAAEDDDIDYQLQATGIRTGTDADAFFTIRGGTPSLNVGIPNRYMHTPVEVVDTRDLVAVADLFGAMAAHAVEYAPFTVDV; translated from the coding sequence ATGGACACGTCTCGCCGTGCGTTCCTCGACGAACTGCTCACCACTCCGTCGCCGTCAGGCTTCGAGGTCGACGGCCAGCGAGTGTGGGTCGACTACGTCCGCGAGTTCGCGGACGACGTGTGGACCGACGCCTACGGCAACGCCGTCGCCGTCCACGAGGGGGTCGACGACGCCCCCGAGGTGGCGTTCACCGGCCACGCCGACGAGATCGGATTTATGATCCGACGCATCACCGACGACGGCTTCCTCCGACTGACGCGCGTCGGTGGCTCCGACAAGACGGTCTCGAAGGGACAACACGTCACCGTCCACGCGGCCGACGGCCCCGTCGAGGGCGTCATCGGGCAGACGGCCATCCACCTCCGCGACACCGCAGACGACGAGGTAGAGAGCGTCGCCGAGCAGTTCGTCGACATCGGCGCAGACAGCGAGGCGGAGGCCCGTGAGTTGGTCGAGGTGGGCGATCCCATCACGTTCTCCTCGACGGTCGTGGACCTGGCGGGTCACCGCTTGTCCGCGCGGGGGATGGACAACCGTGTGGGGACGTGGGCCGCCGCCGAGGGCCTCCGTCGTGCGGTCGAAGCCGACGTCGATGCGACGGTGTACGCCGTCTCGACCGTGCAAGAGGAAGTGGGTCTCAACGGTGCGGAGATGGTCGGCTTCGAACTCGATCCGGACGTAGCCGTCGCCGCCGACGTGACTCACGCGACCGACAACCCCGACGTCGACGGCCAGCATCGCGGTCCCGTCGAACTGGGCGCTGGTCCGGTCATTGCACGCGGGTCGACGAACCACCCGCGGGTCGTCGAGTTGGCGCGGAGGGCGGCCGAGGATGACGACATCGACTACCAACTCCAGGCGACGGGCATCCGCACGGGCACCGACGCCGACGCGTTCTTCACGATCCGTGGGGGAACGCCGTCGCTGAACGTCGGCATCCCGAACCGCTATATGCACACGCCGGTCGAAGTCGTCGACACGCGTGATCTGGTCGCCGTCGCGGACCTGTTCGGGGCGATGGCGGCACACGCCGTCGAGTACGCGCCGTTCACGGTCGACGTCTGA